One Cylindrospermum stagnale PCC 7417 DNA segment encodes these proteins:
- a CDS encoding plasmid replication protein, CyRepA1 family — protein sequence MLTDSQLTYSTPEIYQPHWDEWLSSAIDPELITANLLTLWGTTPYEYLFYSPKISRRNDGRLRDGDLRNYRHIEHGGWWCNGIDPLNNYQPMLWGCFKPDKPRRNKQKIHKFIKYEHPYKEATRAFFPYVTDKIWAKISNRCGIPITEEDRLHPGGFWHWVWLHNVPVIIVEGVKKAAALLSAGYAAISLPGVNGGYRTPKDEDGNAIGKPYLIPDIKHFATLGRQVNICFDHDSKAETRQRVRTAINRMGSLLIGAGCEVRVIDLPPDDGEQGREQESKRAREQESKRAGGQGRNLSLPPQPKSLKGVDDFIAALGQDAFHALYNTAEVLEMWQIRLSTLLTYPPAIAFNQRFLGEILIPAGEKLIVLKAPKGTGKTEWLASVVARAHDQGQRVLVITHRIQLGEALCNRFGVNYVTEIHDSETGDLLGYGVCIDSLHTESQAKFNPNDWSNDIVIIDEADQVFWHLLNSGTEVSKRRVAVLDNLKKLVQNVLSSPQGKIYLSSADLSDADVNYIRSLAGGIHINPFVILNNYQPQSGNCYNYQGNDPRNLIAALDKALALGGGHHLLCCSAQKAKSKWGTQALEARYRRKFPHLRILRIDSVSVADPSHPAYGCIAHLNEILTEYDLVIASPSLETGVSIDIKSHFSAVWGVFQGVQAVNSVRQMLARLRENVDRHIWVRKQGLGVIGNGSTSMGVLLASQHAATRANIALLSAADNADYSYIDENFQPESLQTWAKRACVINAQTKCYRDSVLQGLADDGYTIIDADNLKLDSKETEQVFNEVQNAAEELHTTQCEEIATAEKLSDAELKKLSEKRAKTKSERQQERKADISQRYGVEVTPEIVRKDDSGWYLQLRLHYYLNLGRKFLVARDASKAKAQVEKGNNAIWKPDFNRGQMLPAVLLLEELNVSQLFNAEVEWRSSDAGLQKLRSLAVQHKQVIKNFLGVSISEKDSAIAICQKFLKKLGLKLSYLGRFGTRENRERVYKFVPPQDERETIFQGWLQRDEATSSSKA from the coding sequence GTGTTAACTGACAGCCAACTAACATACTCCACACCAGAAATTTATCAACCCCACTGGGACGAATGGCTCTCAAGTGCCATTGACCCAGAACTGATCACCGCCAACCTGCTCACGCTCTGGGGAACAACCCCCTACGAATATCTGTTCTACAGCCCCAAAATCTCACGCCGCAACGACGGACGCTTACGGGACGGGGACTTAAGGAACTATCGCCACATAGAACACGGGGGCTGGTGGTGTAACGGCATTGACCCCCTGAACAACTACCAACCAATGTTATGGGGGTGCTTCAAGCCCGATAAGCCCCGGCGCAACAAGCAGAAAATTCACAAATTCATCAAATACGAGCATCCCTACAAAGAAGCAACCAGGGCCTTCTTCCCGTACGTCACCGATAAAATTTGGGCAAAAATCTCGAACCGCTGCGGCATCCCGATTACAGAAGAAGATAGACTTCACCCTGGTGGCTTCTGGCATTGGGTTTGGCTGCACAACGTCCCAGTAATCATTGTAGAAGGCGTAAAGAAAGCAGCAGCATTACTTTCTGCTGGCTATGCGGCGATCTCACTACCTGGAGTCAACGGTGGCTACCGCACCCCCAAAGATGAAGATGGGAACGCCATTGGTAAGCCCTACCTGATTCCCGACATCAAACACTTTGCCACACTAGGCAGACAAGTAAATATTTGTTTCGACCATGACAGCAAAGCAGAAACTCGCCAACGGGTAAGAACCGCTATTAACCGCATGGGCAGCTTACTCATTGGTGCTGGCTGTGAAGTTAGGGTGATAGATTTACCCCCAGATGATGGGGAGCAGGGGAGAGAGCAAGAGAGCAAGAGAGCAAGAGAGCAAGAGAGCAAGAGAGCAGGGGGGCAGGGGAGAAATCTTTCTCTCCCTCCTCAACCCAAGAGCCTGAAAGGGGTGGATGATTTCATTGCCGCATTGGGTCAAGACGCATTCCACGCCCTGTACAACACAGCCGAAGTGCTAGAGATGTGGCAAATTCGGCTGTCCACCTTGCTAACTTACCCCCCAGCCATCGCCTTTAACCAACGGTTTCTGGGAGAAATTCTCATCCCCGCAGGTGAAAAGCTCATCGTCCTCAAAGCACCCAAAGGCACAGGCAAAACCGAATGGCTGGCAAGTGTTGTAGCCAGAGCACATGACCAGGGGCAAAGAGTTTTAGTGATAACCCACCGCATCCAATTAGGTGAAGCCCTGTGTAATCGGTTTGGCGTCAATTACGTCACAGAAATTCACGATTCAGAAACAGGGGACTTACTTGGTTACGGAGTTTGTATTGACTCCCTACATACAGAGAGCCAAGCCAAATTTAATCCCAACGACTGGTCTAACGATATCGTGATCATCGACGAAGCCGACCAAGTATTCTGGCATCTGTTAAACTCCGGCACTGAAGTATCTAAACGCCGTGTTGCTGTCCTTGACAATCTGAAAAAATTAGTTCAAAACGTCCTCAGCAGCCCACAGGGCAAAATCTACCTCTCCTCTGCCGATTTAAGCGATGCTGACGTAAATTATATCCGCTCCCTGGCCGGGGGAATTCACATTAACCCCTTTGTAATTCTTAACAATTATCAGCCCCAATCTGGGAATTGTTATAACTACCAAGGTAACGACCCCAGGAATTTAATTGCTGCATTGGATAAGGCCCTGGCTCTTGGTGGTGGACATCATCTACTGTGCTGTTCTGCCCAAAAAGCCAAATCCAAATGGGGTACACAGGCTTTAGAGGCACGTTACCGACGTAAATTCCCGCATTTACGCATTTTGCGGATTGATAGCGTCAGCGTGGCAGACCCTAGTCACCCCGCTTATGGATGTATTGCTCACCTCAATGAAATTTTGACAGAATATGACTTGGTTATTGCCTCACCTAGCCTAGAAACTGGGGTGTCCATTGATATCAAGTCCCATTTCTCAGCAGTCTGGGGAGTTTTCCAGGGCGTCCAAGCTGTGAACTCTGTGCGGCAAATGCTGGCACGACTGCGGGAAAACGTTGACCGCCATATTTGGGTGAGAAAGCAGGGGCTAGGAGTGATTGGGAATGGCTCTACGTCGATGGGGGTACTGCTGGCTAGTCAACACGCAGCCACAAGAGCGAATATTGCCTTATTGTCAGCGGCGGATAATGCTGATTACAGCTACATTGATGAGAATTTTCAACCAGAATCTCTACAAACTTGGGCAAAACGTGCTTGTGTGATTAATGCCCAAACTAAATGTTACCGTGACTCGGTGCTGCAAGGTTTGGCTGATGATGGTTATACAATTATTGATGCAGATAATTTGAAACTGGACTCTAAGGAAACTGAGCAGGTTTTCAATGAGGTACAGAATGCTGCTGAGGAATTGCACACTACTCAGTGCGAGGAAATTGCAACTGCTGAAAAGCTCTCAGACGCTGAACTCAAAAAACTGTCAGAAAAACGGGCTAAAACTAAGAGCGAACGCCAGCAGGAGCGTAAAGCTGATATATCCCAGCGTTATGGGGTGGAAGTAACACCGGAAATTGTCAGAAAGGATGATTCTGGTTGGTATCTACAGCTGCGGCTGCATTATTATTTAAACCTTGGGCGTAAGTTTTTGGTAGCCCGTGATGCTTCCAAGGCTAAAGCGCAAGTTGAGAAGGGCAATAATGCTATCTGGAAACCAGATTTTAACCGGGGGCAGATGCTACCTGCGGTGCTGTTACTGGAAGAATTGAATGTTTCGCAGTTGTTTAATGCTGAGGTGGAGTGGAGGAGTTCTGATGCTGGGTTGCAGAAATTGCGATCGCTGGCTGTACAACATAAGCAGGTGATTAAGAATTTCCTGGGGGTTTCTATTTCTGAAAAGGATAGTGCGATCGCGATCTGCCAGAAGTTCCTGAAAAAGTTAGGGCTGAAGCTGTCCTATCTTGGTAGGTTTGGGACTAGGGAAAATCGCGAACGGGTTTATAAGTTTGTCCCACCCCAGGATGAGCGGGAAACTATTTTCCAAGGGTGGCTACAGAGGGATGAAGCTACGAGTTCATCTAAAGCGTGA
- a CDS encoding type II toxin-antitoxin system death-on-curing family toxin — MNGLFWLDETIVRAMHEDQLAQHGGLAGVRDNNLFLASLDRPKNLLAYGEPTPTIFDLAAAYGYGFAKNHAFIDGNKRVAFVVMATFLELNGYSLDVPETEVVLVMERLAAGSETQESIAQWLQKNSIQHD; from the coding sequence ATGAATGGACTTTTCTGGCTAGATGAAACAATTGTTAGAGCTATGCATGAAGACCAATTAGCACAGCATGGTGGTCTTGCTGGTGTACGAGATAACAATTTGTTTTTAGCTAGTTTAGATAGACCGAAGAATTTGCTGGCTTATGGTGAGCCTACACCCACCATATTTGATTTGGCTGCGGCTTATGGTTATGGGTTTGCCAAAAACCATGCTTTTATAGACGGTAATAAACGGGTAGCTTTCGTAGTGATGGCTACCTTTCTTGAATTAAATGGATATTCATTGGATGTTCCAGAGACGGAAGTTGTCTTGGTAATGGAACGACTGGCCGCAGGTTCTGAAACTCAAGAATCAATAGCCCAATGGCTTCAAAAGAATTCTATTCAACATGACTAG
- a CDS encoding AbrB/MazE/SpoVT family DNA-binding domain-containing protein, translating to MYTLKIRRIGNSLGVTLPKEALQKLRVQEGDSVFVTETPSGIHVTACNPEFDKAMEAYRKVSTKYRNALHELGK from the coding sequence ATGTACACCTTAAAAATTCGGAGAATTGGAAATTCCTTGGGTGTAACACTACCTAAAGAAGCTCTGCAAAAACTTAGGGTACAAGAAGGCGACAGCGTATTTGTCACTGAAACTCCCTCTGGTATTCATGTGACTGCCTGTAATCCTGAATTTGACAAGGCAATGGAGGCATACAGAAAAGTCAGCACTAAATACAGGAATGCACTTCATGAGTTAGGGAAATGA